In Bacillus sp. S3, the sequence AACCTATTCTAGAACCAGCATTTCCCGATCATATGCTGCTGGATGTGCCATTATTGAATCAGATGGATCGACCCAAATTGTACAACGGCTGTGAGGTAACGAGCTTGGCGATGATTCTTAACTATCATGGGGTAAATGTGACAAAGAACGAGCTGGCTGAAAAAATAAAAACAGTCCCGTTTAACTATGGTAATGGAAAAAAGGGAAATCCCAACGACGGATTTGTTGGGGATATGGCAAATGGCCCGGGTCTTGGAGTTTACAACGGGCCGGTATTTGAATTGGCTCAGAAATATGTTGGTGATAAAGCCATAAATCTAACGAATAGCTCGTTTACAGATATACTAAAAAAAGTGGGGCAGGGGCTGCCGGTGTGGATTATTACCACTTCAAATTTTACCCCAGTTTCTGTATTCCAAACGTGGGATACACCGCAGGGGAAAATCGATATTACTTTTAGTGAGCATAGTGTGGCTATTACCGGATACGATGAAAGCTATATTTATGTAAATGATCCCTATGGAGAGAAGAACAAAAAAGTAAACCGTGAGAATTTTATTAAGGCATGGGAGCAAATGGGCAAG encodes:
- a CDS encoding C39 family peptidase, which translates into the protein MKKLLTIIIILFISFIGAKTIVAGRFNWQTVVQIKESVQTKTNEVVTQLNGKVQKVNDAVLSDEVKPSGEAPKPILEPAFPDHMLLDVPLLNQMDRPKLYNGCEVTSLAMILNYHGVNVTKNELAEKIKTVPFNYGNGKKGNPNDGFVGDMANGPGLGVYNGPVFELAQKYVGDKAINLTNSSFTDILKKVGQGLPVWIITTSNFTPVSVFQTWDTPQGKIDITFSEHSVAITGYDESYIYVNDPYGEKNKKVNRENFIKAWEQMGKQAIVIEK